GTCCTCGCACGACCACGGACCGCGACCGCAGGCGCCGTCCTCGTACTCGTCGGCGCCGGCGTCCTCCACGTCGCCACGTTCCTCGAAACCGACGCAGTCCTCGGCGCGAGCGCCCCCGCCCCCGCGAGCCTCCTCGTCCTCGGAACCCTCGCGCTCGCCGCCGGCACCGCCGCCCTCGCCGACGCACTCGCACGCCACAGCGACCTCGGCAGCCTCGCCGCCGCGAGCGGCGCCCTCGCCGGCGTCGCCGCCGGCCTCACCCTCGCCGCCGCCATCACCGGACCCCCGGCACTCGCACCGCTCGGCGCACTCGTCCTCCCCGGCATCGCGTGGCTCGCACTCGGCACCGCCATCGCACGCACCCCCGGCACCTACCCCGACCGCCCCGTCTGAGCACCACGAGAACGCGTCGACGCGGACAGGAACCGGCGGCCTGGGGGCCGCCGGATGCTGGTCAGTCGGTAGTCACGAACCTGCGCCACAGGAGGAACCGGCGGCCTGGGGGCCGCCGGACGCTGGTCAGTCGGTAGTCACGAACCTGCGCCACAGCAGGAACCGGCGGCCTGGGGGCCGCCGGATGCTGGTCAGTCGGTATTTGCCACGTCGAGTGAATCGTCTCCTGCGAGCGCCGCGATCCGCTCCGACCCGCTCCGCGTGCCCTTCGCGACGAACACGTCCCCGGCCGCCAGCGTCGTCTCCGGCCCCGGCGACACCTCCCACGCGTCGCCCTCCGCGTCCGCGTGCCGGACGGCGACGACGCGCATCCCCGTATTCGTCGACACCTCCCGCTCGCCGAGCGACGCCCCGTCAAGCGCACTCCCCGAGGCGACGGTCACGCGCACCACGACCTCGTCGCTCTCGAACACCGCCTCCGCGACGACCGGATGCGTCCCGAGGCCGCGGAGCACGCCCTCCGCGATCTCGAGCGCCGCGTCGCTGATGACCTCCGTCGACCCCGCGAGATGCACGAGCCCGCGGAGCGACACCGGATCGTCGACGCGCGCCGCCGCGCGGAGCGTCCACGCCTCGAACCGCGACTCCAGCGCGTCCACCTCCGCCTCAAGTTCCGCGACCTCCTCCGCGAGCGCCTCGCTATCGTACAGGACCGCGCCGTACGCGAGGTCGACCGCGACCTCGCTCACGTTCTTCATCAGGACGATCGCGTCCACCGCCCGCTCCAGGTCCGCGATCTCGGACTCCGCCTCCGCCGGCGGCTCGTAGGGCTCGCCCGACGCCGCCTCCGACACCGACGCCACGCTCTCCTCGAGGCCCCGGAGCACGAGCACGTCGCCCGCGCGCAGGACCGTGTCGCGGTCCGGGTTCAGGAGCCACTCCCCGCGCGCCAGTCCGGCCGCGTCGTCTCGATTCGGCGCGTCGTCGCGATTCGGCGCGTCGTCCTCGCCTGCGCGACCGCCGCCTCGTCGGATGGCGATGACGCGCACGCCAGTCTCCGTCTCCAGGTTCACGTCCGCGAGATCCCGGCCCGCGTACGGCGACTCGGTAGTCAGGTCCGCTCGCGCCACCGTCTCGATCGCCTCCGGGAGCACCGACCGCAGCGCGTCCGGAAGCCCGATCTCCTCGAGGACGACCTTCGCGATGTCGCCCGCCGCGTCGCTGATCTTCTCCGTCGCCCCGACCACGCCCAGGACGGGCGCGAGCGCCTCCGCGTCCTCCGGGCTGCGCGCCGCCATCAGGAGACTCATCCGCGCCCGCATCTGGAGGACGTCCATGCGGTCCTCGAGCGCCAGCACCTCCTCCGCGACCGCCGGACTCCCGAACAGGACCGCCGAGTACGACAGGTCGATCATGAGCTCGGCGGTGTCCTTCATCTCCGCGAGCACCGCCTTCACGCTCACCGGCTCGTACTCGACGCTCCCCGTCATAGCTGGACCAACGCCGGGCCGCGAAAAAAGCGTTCGCCCCCGACGCGAACGCGAGTCCGCACAACCCCAACCAACGACCCGCCAGTCGTGTCGCCAGCCGTGTGAGTCCACCGCACGACCGAGTGAAACGGCAATCAACCCACTTCGCGGGGCTAACGTCGTGAACGACAACCCTTTTCGGCTACCCCCGTGAAGATTCACGGTATGTCTGACGAGCTAAAGAAGGGGCTGGAGGGCGTCCTGGTCGCTGAATCGGACCTGAGCTTCATCGATGGTGACGAGGGACGCCTCATCTATCGCGGGTACGAGATCGAGGACCTCGCCCGCGGTGCGAGCTACGAGGAGGTGCTCTACCTCCTCTGGCACGGCGAACTCCCGAATCGAGACCAGTACGAGGAGTTCCGGGACACGATGGCCCAGGAACGTCACGTCGACGACGGCGTCGTCTCGACGGTTCGCGAGCTCGCCGAGCAAGACGAGGAGCCGATGGCGGCGCTCCGCACGGCGGTCTCGCAGCTCTCCGCGTACGACGAGGACGCGGCGGCGGACCCGACGGACCGCGAGGCGAACCTCCGGAAGGGACGCCGTATCACGGCGAAGATTCCGACGATACTGGCCGCGTACGACCGCGTGCGAAAGGGCGAGGACGTCGTGGAGCCGCGCGACGACCTGAGTCACGCCGCGAACTTCCTCTACATGCTGAACGGCGAGGAGCCGAACGACGTGCTCGCGGAGACGTTCGACATGGCGCTCGTCCTCCACGCCGACCACGGCCTGAACGCGTCGACGTTCACGTCGATGGTGATCTCGTCGACGCTCGCGGACCTCCACTCGGCGATCCCGGGCGCCATCGGCGCGCTCTCGGGGAGCCTCCACGGTGGCGCGAACCAGGACGTCATGGAGGCGCTCCTGGAGCTCGACGACACCGACATGGGTCCGGTCGAGTGGGTCGAGCACTTGCTCGACGAGGGCCGCCGCGTCCCCGGGTTCGGGCACCGCGTCTACAACGTCAAGGACCCGC
Above is a genomic segment from Halorubellus sp. JP-L1 containing:
- a CDS encoding potassium channel family protein; protein product: MTGSVEYEPVSVKAVLAEMKDTAELMIDLSYSAVLFGSPAVAEEVLALEDRMDVLQMRARMSLLMAARSPEDAEALAPVLGVVGATEKISDAAGDIAKVVLEEIGLPDALRSVLPEAIETVARADLTTESPYAGRDLADVNLETETGVRVIAIRRGGGRAGEDDAPNRDDAPNRDDAAGLARGEWLLNPDRDTVLRAGDVLVLRGLEESVASVSEAASGEPYEPPAEAESEIADLERAVDAIVLMKNVSEVAVDLAYGAVLYDSEALAEEVAELEAEVDALESRFEAWTLRAAARVDDPVSLRGLVHLAGSTEVISDAALEIAEGVLRGLGTHPVVAEAVFESDEVVVRVTVASGSALDGASLGEREVSTNTGMRVVAVRHADAEGDAWEVSPGPETTLAAGDVFVAKGTRSGSERIAALAGDDSLDVANTD
- the citZ gene encoding citrate synthase, whose product is MSDELKKGLEGVLVAESDLSFIDGDEGRLIYRGYEIEDLARGASYEEVLYLLWHGELPNRDQYEEFRDTMAQERHVDDGVVSTVRELAEQDEEPMAALRTAVSQLSAYDEDAAADPTDREANLRKGRRITAKIPTILAAYDRVRKGEDVVEPRDDLSHAANFLYMLNGEEPNDVLAETFDMALVLHADHGLNASTFTSMVISSTLADLHSAIPGAIGALSGSLHGGANQDVMEALLELDDTDMGPVEWVEHLLDEGRRVPGFGHRVYNVKDPRAKILGERSKELGEAAGDLKWYEYSSSIEEYIMDEKGLAPNVDFYSSSTYYQMGIPIDIFTPIFVMSRVGGWIAHVMEQYEDNRIIRPRARYTGSQSEEFVPLDER